In Nomascus leucogenys isolate Asia chromosome 25, Asia_NLE_v1, whole genome shotgun sequence, a single genomic region encodes these proteins:
- the DONSON gene encoding protein downstream neighbor of Son has protein sequence MALSVPGYSPGFRKPPEVVRLRRKRSRNRGAAASPPRELTEPAARRAALAAGLPLRPFPAAGGRGGGGGGPAAARRNPFARLDNRPRVAAEPPDGPAREQPEAPGPFLDSNQENDLLWEEKFPERTTVTELPQTSHVSFSEPDTPSSESTELPVDWSIKTRLLFTSSQPFTWADHLKAQEEAQGLVQHCRATEVTLPKSIQDPKLSTELRCTFQQSLIYWLHPALSWLPLFPRIGADRKMAGKTSPWSNDATLQHVLMSDWSVSFTSLYNLLKTKLCPYFYVCTYQFTVLFRAAGLAGSDLITALISPTTRGLREAMRNEGIEFSLPLIKESGHKKETASGTSLGYGEEQAISDEDEEESFSWLEEMGVQDKIKKPDILSIKLRKEKHEVQMDHRPESVVLVKGINTFTLLNFLINSKSLVATSGPQAGLPPTLLSPVAFRGATMQMLKARSVNVKTQALSGYRDQFSLEITGPIMPHSLHSLTMLLRSSQSGSFSAVLYPHEPTAVFNICLQMDKVLDMEVVHKELTNCGLHPNTLEQLSQIPLLGKSSLRNVVLRDYIYNWRS, from the exons ATGGCACTTTCGGTGCCCGGCTACTCACCGGGCTTCCGAAAGCCGCCCGAGGTAGTGCGGCTCCGACGGAAAAGGTCCCGGAACCGTGGAGCTGCCGCCTCCCCGCCCCGTGAGCTGACGGAGCCGGCGGCCCGCCGAGCCGCCCTGGCGGCGGGGCTGCCCCTTCGCCCTTTCCCTGCTGCGGGGGgcagaggcggcggcggcggcggaccGGCCGCTGCCCGGAGGAACCCCTTCGCCCGCCTGGACAACCGACCGCGGGTCGCCGCGGAGCCCCCCGACGGGCCGGCCCGCGAGCAGCCGGAGGCGCCGGGCCCG TTTTTAGATTCTAATCAAGAAAATGATTTGCTATGGGAAGAGAAGTTTCCTGAAAGAACAACTGTTACTGAATTACCTCAg aCTTCACATGTATCATTCTCCGAGCCTGATACTCCATCTTCAGAAAGTACTGAGTTACCTGTGGACTGGAGTATTAAAACCCGACTCCTTTTCACCTCTTCTCAACCCTTTAcctgggcagatcatttgaaagCACAGGAAGAAGCTCAAGGTCTTGTCCAGCATTGTAGGGCAACAGAAGTTACTTTGCCTAAAAGTATACAG GATCCCAAACTCTCCACTGAGCTCCGTTGTACCTTCCAGCAGAGCCTTATCTATTGGCTCCACCCTGCTTTGTCTTGGCTACCACTGTTCCCTCGTATTGGAGCTGATAGAAAAATGGCTGGAAAGACAAGTCCTTGGTCAAATGATGCAACCCTGCAGCATGTTTTAATGAGTGACTG GTCTGTGAGCTTTACTTCTCTATATAATTTGCTGAAGACAAAACTTTGCCCCTATTTCTACGTTTGTACCTATCAGTTTACTGTCCTGTTCCGAGCAGCAGGATTAGCTGGAAGTGACTTAATCACAGCTCTCATATCTCCAACAACTCGAGGTTTAAGAGAAGCTATGAGAAATGAAG GTATTGAATTTTCTCTGCCTTTAATAAAAGAAAGTGGCCATAAGAAGGAGACAGCATCTGGAACGAGCTTGGGATATGGGGA GGAGCAAGCCATCAGTGATGAGGATGAAGAGGAAAGTTTTTCCTGGTTGGAAGAGATGGGTGtgcaagataaaattaaaaagccagaCATACTTTCTATCAAGCT GCGTAAAGAGAAACATGAAGTacaaatggatcacagacctgaGTCTGTTGTGTTGGTAAAAGGAATCAACACCTTTACATTGCTCAATTTTTTGATTAACTCTAAGAGTTTAGTTGCTACCTCAGGTCCACAGGCAGGACTTCCTCCAACCCTCTTGTCCCCTGTTGCTTTCCGAGGTGCCACAATGCAAATGCTTAAG GCACGAAGTGTAAATGTGAAGACACAAGCTCTTTCTGGATACAGAGACCAATTTAGTTTGGAGATTACAGGTCCTATCATGCCTCATTCTCTGCATTCACTGACCATGCTGCTCAGATCGTCACAGAGTGGATCTTTCTCTGCAGTACTATATCCACACGAGCCAACTGCTGTATTTAACATCTGCCTGCAAATGGACAAAGTACTTGATATG GAGGTTGTTCATAAGGAGCTTACTAACTGTGGTTTGCACCCTAACACTCTGGAGCAACTTAGTCAAATACCATTACTTGGGAAATCATCTTTACGGAATGTGGTGCTGAGAGACTACATTTATAATTGGAGATCCTGA